A single genomic interval of Bacillus sp. es.036 harbors:
- the hutH gene encoding histidine ammonia-lyase, with protein sequence MILLDGNRLSLAQLRELLYNGERADCSYKSLQRVDESREAVETIVANGKTVYGITTGFGKLSDVHIPSSDVDQLQLNLIYSHACGVGDPFPPIVSKAMLLLRANALLKGFSGIRREVIERLILYANEDILPVVPQQGSLGASGDLAPLAHLALPLLGEGEVVYRGKREKANVPLKVKGIQPIQLTAKEGLALINGTQAMTAMGAVTYLEAEKLAYEADGISALTLEGLRAITDAFDERIHLARGYPEQMDVARRLRKLLKGSRLTTKQGEVRVQDAYSIRCIPQVHGASWQALGYVKEKLEIEMNAATDNPLIFDGGAKVLSGGNFHGQPIALAMDFLSIAMAEFGSISERRIERLVNPQLNDLPAFLSPEPGLQSGAMIMQYAAASLVSENKTLAHPASVDSIPSSANQEDHVSMGTIGARHASQITTNVRRILAIEAICAMQGIAYRGEDQLSPETKRIYQAGRQIVKIIDCDRIFSYDIERFTEWLKNENEITNIVLGLK encoded by the coding sequence ATGATTCTTCTAGATGGCAATCGTTTATCACTTGCGCAATTAAGAGAACTTTTATATAACGGTGAACGAGCTGATTGTTCATATAAAAGCTTACAGAGGGTAGATGAGAGTAGAGAAGCAGTGGAAACAATAGTGGCGAACGGCAAAACGGTGTATGGTATTACGACTGGATTTGGTAAGTTAAGCGATGTTCATATCCCTTCTTCAGATGTTGATCAGCTACAGTTAAATCTTATTTATTCGCATGCGTGCGGAGTAGGAGACCCGTTTCCACCGATTGTCTCAAAAGCGATGCTATTGCTTCGTGCAAATGCTTTGCTAAAAGGCTTTTCAGGTATTAGACGTGAAGTCATTGAACGCCTGATTTTGTACGCGAATGAGGATATTCTTCCCGTCGTACCTCAACAGGGTTCCCTTGGGGCTAGTGGTGATCTTGCTCCGTTAGCTCATCTCGCCTTGCCGTTACTAGGAGAAGGAGAAGTGGTTTACCGGGGAAAACGCGAAAAAGCAAACGTTCCGTTAAAGGTGAAAGGAATTCAACCAATACAGTTAACAGCAAAAGAAGGTCTTGCCTTAATTAATGGTACTCAAGCGATGACGGCTATGGGAGCTGTTACTTATCTAGAAGCCGAGAAACTTGCCTATGAAGCCGATGGTATTTCAGCGCTAACATTAGAAGGATTACGAGCGATTACAGATGCTTTTGATGAAAGAATCCACTTGGCAAGAGGATATCCTGAGCAAATGGATGTAGCAAGAAGGTTAAGAAAACTTTTAAAAGGCAGTCGACTAACGACTAAACAGGGTGAAGTTAGGGTGCAAGACGCTTACTCTATTCGCTGTATCCCTCAAGTTCACGGTGCGTCCTGGCAGGCGCTGGGTTATGTGAAAGAAAAGCTCGAAATCGAGATGAATGCGGCAACAGATAACCCACTTATTTTTGATGGAGGGGCGAAAGTTCTATCTGGTGGGAATTTTCATGGTCAGCCAATCGCACTGGCGATGGACTTTCTTTCCATTGCCATGGCTGAGTTTGGTAGTATCTCAGAACGACGCATTGAGCGGCTTGTTAATCCGCAATTAAATGATTTACCTGCATTTCTAAGCCCAGAGCCGGGGCTCCAATCAGGTGCTATGATCATGCAATATGCGGCTGCTTCCCTTGTCTCCGAGAATAAAACGTTAGCACATCCTGCTTCAGTTGATTCGATCCCCTCTTCAGCTAATCAAGAGGATCATGTTAGTATGGGAACGATTGGAGCTCGTCATGCGTCGCAAATTACGACAAACGTTAGAAGGATTCTCGCCATTGAAGCCATTTGTGCCATGCAGGGGATTGCATACCGAGGTGAAGACCAACTCTCTCCTGAAACGAAACGAATTTACCAGGCGGGTAGACAGATTGTTAAAATAATTGATTGTGATCGTATTTTTTCATATGATATTGAGCGTTTCACAGAGTGGTTGAAAAACGAGAATGAGATTACGAATATTGTGCTAGGATTAAAGTAG
- the queD gene encoding 6-carboxytetrahydropterin synthase QueD: MSFMIPKKVEVLGEDIQKSELKYHHKRVAVTKEFTFDAAHHLHCYDGKCKSMHGHTYKLVITISGYVNDIGISVDFGEIKTLFKEVIDSKLDHRYLNDVLPNMNTTAENMIVWMWEQLDQALTERKMKDLGQRIEELVLYETPTSYATLKREWMEENE; encoded by the coding sequence ATGTCTTTTATGATTCCAAAGAAGGTTGAAGTACTTGGAGAAGATATTCAGAAAAGCGAATTAAAATATCATCATAAACGGGTAGCCGTTACGAAGGAATTTACATTTGATGCCGCTCATCACCTGCATTGCTATGATGGCAAGTGCAAAAGCATGCATGGGCATACGTATAAATTAGTGATCACGATCAGTGGATATGTTAATGACATTGGTATATCAGTTGATTTTGGTGAGATTAAAACATTATTTAAAGAAGTGATTGATTCGAAGTTAGATCACCGTTATTTGAATGACGTCCTTCCAAACATGAACACAACAGCTGAAAATATGATTGTCTGGATGTGGGAACAGTTGGATCAGGCCCTTACAGAACGCAAGATGAAAGATCTTGGTCAGCGCATCGAGGAACTGGTTCTTTACGAGACACCAACAAGCTACGCAACGCTGAAGCGGGAATGGATGGAAGAAAATGAGTAA
- a CDS encoding Lrp/AsnC family transcriptional regulator, which translates to MNEKEIEILEILEENARIPMDVLADMVEMSVEEVEKTIKRLEEQNIILNYSSVINWDKTSGVDGVAAMIDVKVTPKRDVGFDEIAERIYRFPEVKAVYLMSGAFDLSVQIEGKTMKEVAFFVSNKLSTLDSVLSTTTHFLLKKYKHDGVIFEPEKKDKRIVVSP; encoded by the coding sequence ATGAATGAAAAAGAAATCGAAATTCTTGAGATTTTAGAAGAAAATGCGCGTATTCCAATGGATGTGCTAGCCGATATGGTTGAAATGTCGGTTGAAGAAGTAGAGAAAACAATCAAGAGACTTGAAGAGCAAAACATTATTTTGAATTATTCGTCTGTCATCAACTGGGATAAGACATCTGGAGTAGATGGAGTTGCAGCCATGATTGATGTGAAAGTAACACCAAAACGAGACGTTGGCTTTGATGAAATCGCTGAACGAATTTATCGTTTTCCAGAAGTGAAAGCTGTTTACCTGATGTCAGGTGCGTTCGATTTATCTGTACAGATCGAAGGTAAAACAATGAAAGAAGTGGCCTTTTTTGTCTCAAATAAGCTATCGACGCTCGATTCAGTTCTTTCGACAACAACGCATTTTCTGCTAAAGAAATATAAACATGACGGTGTCATCTTTGAACCCGAAAAGAAAGATAAGCGGATTGTGGTGTCGCCATGA
- a CDS encoding aminotransferase, which produces MKHVQQHYVSKTASQLKPSGIRKFFDLASQMDNVISLGVGEPDFVTPWNVCEAGYASLESGYTAYTANAGLLELREEISSYLSEQFSLNYSAESQIILTVGASQAIDLAFRAVIDPGDEVIIVEPGFVAYAPAVTLAGGTPVSLETKAEDEFKITRESLEKVITKRTKAILLCFPSNPTGATMSEAELKSVTDVIEEHDLLVLSDEIYAELTYDETHYSIARVNGMRERTILISGFSKAFAMTGWRLGYVTGPEEIISAMLKIHQYTMMCAPTIAQHGALEALKSGREDLERMKKSYRQRRNFLVKSFNNIGLSCHMPGGAFYAFPSIQATGMTSDEFAEKLLEEERVAVVPGHVFGAGGEGYVRCSYATSIDSLQEAVKRIERFVKRRQQA; this is translated from the coding sequence ATGAAGCATGTTCAACAGCACTATGTGTCTAAAACCGCTTCACAATTAAAACCATCAGGCATTCGAAAGTTCTTTGACCTTGCCTCACAAATGGATAACGTTATTTCACTTGGTGTTGGTGAGCCTGATTTTGTGACACCGTGGAATGTATGTGAAGCTGGCTACGCTTCACTTGAAAGCGGTTATACGGCTTATACGGCAAATGCAGGGTTACTTGAGTTAAGAGAAGAAATTTCTTCGTATCTGTCAGAGCAATTTTCACTCAATTATTCAGCTGAATCTCAAATCATTTTAACGGTAGGAGCAAGTCAGGCGATTGATTTGGCTTTTCGAGCGGTGATAGATCCAGGCGACGAAGTTATCATTGTCGAACCTGGTTTTGTCGCCTATGCTCCAGCCGTCACGCTCGCAGGGGGTACGCCTGTTTCCTTAGAGACAAAGGCAGAAGATGAGTTTAAAATCACTCGTGAATCGCTTGAAAAAGTGATAACGAAGCGGACAAAAGCCATTCTTCTTTGTTTTCCGAGCAATCCAACAGGTGCAACGATGTCTGAAGCAGAACTTAAGAGTGTAACGGATGTAATTGAAGAACATGATCTTCTCGTATTATCGGATGAGATTTATGCGGAATTAACATACGATGAAACGCACTACAGCATTGCACGTGTCAATGGAATGAGAGAGCGTACGATTCTAATTTCTGGTTTCTCAAAAGCATTTGCGATGACTGGGTGGAGACTAGGTTATGTGACCGGTCCTGAAGAGATCATTTCGGCCATGTTGAAGATTCATCAATACACGATGATGTGTGCGCCCACAATTGCACAGCATGGGGCACTTGAAGCGTTGAAAAGTGGGAGAGAAGATCTCGAGCGAATGAAGAAGAGCTACCGTCAGCGAAGGAATTTCCTCGTGAAATCATTTAATAATATCGGTCTTTCTTGTCACATGCCAGGTGGTGCATTCTATGCGTTCCCATCCATACAGGCAACTGGAATGACGTCTGATGAATTCGCTGAAAAGCTATTAGAAGAAGAGCGGGTTGCCGTTGTTCCAGGGCACGTCTTTGGTGCCGGTGGCGAAGGGTATGTTCGCTGTTCATACGCAACATCCATTGATTCCTTGCAAGAAGCGGTTAAGCGAATTGAACGTTTCGTGAAACGTCGTCAACAAGCATAA